A genomic window from Montipora capricornis isolate CH-2021 chromosome 8, ASM3666992v2, whole genome shotgun sequence includes:
- the LOC138060364 gene encoding nuclear protein localization protein 4 homolog has product MSRIIVRVQSREGTRRINCSSNESISTFLSKVSSELSLPRRGWTLYQQRDKSGEIKNSTRKTLSSIGIKHGDMLFLSQEASVAALDTPKLNSLPLTSSSFSSPLVSSNSIKEDEIDTFLSKQDGLIHRERDPQLCHHNPNSKCIHCFPLEPYDEEYLKNHKPPIKHMSFHAFIKKLGGGTDRGKFTVLEDTSCRIKPGCTEHPPWPGGICTKCQPSAITLKRQIYRHVDNILFENPFIVEPFLNYWRKTGNQRLGFLYGRYEHHKDVPLGIRASVAAIYEPPQEDTPDSIKLLPDPNEAIVDKLALDLGLQKVGWIFTDLVADDVRKGTVKHLRDINTHFLTAEECILAGHLQNQYPSPCKLSSSGKFGSKFATVVVSGDMDNQVGFDGFQVSNQCMALVRDDCLVPTIDEPGLGYIRESSSEQYVPDVFYKATDSYGNEVTQLARPMPIEYVLVQVPTAFPVEPQFTFTNQSQGEPFPVENRSNMGEVQDFDSLMMYLNQFSPDHFLTAMSNFHLLVFLSTCDMLPLRDHLTELCEAIRTQDSEAASRWSRSEQWSTVVQLIQAANAPSPEPHGAVGDVDMVDMSNSPGGASWTCKHCTFINQHGLENCEMCGLPEN; this is encoded by the exons ATGTCTCGAATT ATTGTTCGCGTTCAGTCTCGCGAGGGAACTCGTAGGATAAACTGTTCTTCCAATGAAAGTATCTCAACATTTCTTTCCAAG GTTTCATCAGAGCTTTCTCTCCCGAGAAGGGGATGGACATTGTATCAACAACGAGATAAATCTGGTGAAATAAAGAACTCTACTAGGAAGACTCTCTCTTCAATCGGCATTAA GCATGGAGACATGCTTTTCTTGTCTCAGGAAGCCTCTGTAGCTGCTCTAGATACCCCAAAGCTGAACTCTCTTCCCCTGACTTCTTCTAGCTTTTCCTCTCCTCTGGTATCCTCTAATAGTATCAAAGAAGATGAAATTGACACATTTCTTTCCAAGCAAGATGGCTTGATCCATAGAGAACGAGATCCCCAGTT ATGTCATCATAACCCAAACAGCAAGTGTATTCACTGTTTCCCACTTGAG ccTTATGACGAAGAATACTTAAAGAATCACAAGCCCCCCATAAAACACATGTCATTCCATGCCTTCATTAAGAAGCTTGGTGGAGGAACAGACAG AGGCAAGTTCACAGTGTTGGAGGACACAAGCTGTAGAATTAAACCTGGATGTACAGAGCATCCACCATGGCCTGGTGGAATTTGTACCAAGTGTCAACCTAGTGCAATTACACTAAAAAGACAA ATTTACAGACATGTAGATAACATCCTCTTTGAAAATCCATTCATTGTGGAaccatttttaaattattggagAAAAACGGGAAACCAG AGACTGGGATTCCTGTATGGCCGTTATGAACATCACAAAGATGTGCCTCTAGGGATAAGAGCTTCAGTGGCTGCTATTTATGAGCCGCCGCAG GAGGACACCCCAGACAGCATAAAACTCCTACCGGATCCGAATGAAGCGATAGTGGATAAACTAGCCTTAGATCTGGGTCTGCAAAAGGTGGGATGGATATTCACAGACCTTGTGGCCGACGATGTGCGAAAAGGAACTGTAAAACACTTGAGAGATATCAACACGCATTTTCTGACCGCTGAAGAGTGTATACTGGCTGGACACCTACAGAATCAATACCCATCACCTTGTAAATTATCTTCTAGTGGCAAATTTGGATCGAAGTTTGCCACCGTCGTGGTATCAG GGGACATGGACAATCAAGTGGGCTTTGATGGTTTTCAAGTATCCAATCAGTGCATGGCCCTAGTGCGAGACGACTGTTTAGTACCCACAATAGACGAGCCAGGCTTAGGGTACATCCGGGAATCTTCTAGTGAACAGTATGTTCCAGATGTCTTCTATAAG GCCACTGATTCGTACGGCAATGAAGTTACCCAGCTCGCGAGACCGATGCCTATTGAGTATGTGTTAGTGCAG GTGCCAACAGCTTTCCCGGTTGAACCTCAGTTTACATTTACGAATCAAAGCCAAGGAGAGCCTTTTCCCGTTGAAAACCGTTCGAATATGGGAGAAGTTCAG GATTTTGATTCTTTAATGATGTACCTAAACCAGTTTTCTCCGGATCACTTTCTTACTGCCATGTCGAACTTTCACCTTCTGGTCTTCTTGTCTACCTGTGACATGCTTCCGTTGAGG GACCACCTGACCGAGTTATGCGAAGCGATAAGAACGCAAGATTCTGAAGCTGCGAGCCGCTGGAGTAGAAGCGAACAATGGTCAACAGTTGTGCAGCTTATACAAGCAGCAAATG CTCCTTCTCCAGAGCCACATGGGGCTGTAGGAGATGTGGATATGGTTGATATGTCCAATTCCCCAGGCGGCGCAAGCTGGACGTGCAAGCATTGTACCTTCATTAACCAACACGGGCTCGAGAACTGTGAAATGTGCGGCTTACCAGAAAATTAG